From Impatiens glandulifera chromosome 7, dImpGla2.1, whole genome shotgun sequence:
CCGAAATCTGCGACGTGGGCTTCGAACTTCTCGTTGAGTAGAATGTTGCTCGATTTTATATCGCGGTGGACTATATGAGGATCGCATATTTGGTGCATGTACGCTAGACCCGTACTCGCACCTCTCGCGATCCTGAGACGCGTCGGCCAGTCGAGCTGCGCTGCCCCGTCGGTTTTCTCGTGGAGCCAATAATCCAGACTTCCGTTCTCcatgaatgaatatataagTAGACGGATTCCGTCGTGAACGCAGTACCCTTGGAGGGAGACTAAATTCTTGTGACGGGCTGTTGATAAAACTTCAACTTCAGCTTTGAATTCGCGTTCCATTAGTCCCATGTCGCCTGAGAGTTTCTTGACGGCTAGTTTTGTGCCGTTTGCTAGTGTTGCTTTGTAAACCAGACCGAATCCTCCGCAACCGACGATGTTCGCTTGGTTGAAATTGTCAGTCGCTTTCAGGATGTCGTGTATAGTTATATCCTTGATCTCGATGTTGTTATTGTTTTGGAAGATCATTAGCATGCTGTTCTCCTTACAAATATCGGTGGACATTCCGGAGTTTGATGTGAACGATATTGTTTCGAAGTTTACATTGTCGCCTTCTCCCCGCGGGATAATTCTCCGCTTGGATAAACAGACGGCAGTCAATACAACCGCGAAAGCGATGATAAAACATACGCCGAGCGTTACGCCGACGATGATATTCTTCTTCGCATTTTTGTACGTGTTTGATTTCCTGGTGTCGGAACCAGACGAGCAGCTGCGGTGTACTACCAGACCGCACAAACCGGGGTTGTTATCGTAACTTGACGAAGGAAACGTATCGAACTGACCGCCTGAAGGTACCGGTCCTTGGAGGTTATTGTTGGCGACGCTGAAAGACGATAAGAAATGGAGGCTTCTGAGTGAGGATGGGATCTGACCCGTGAGATGGTTTCCTGAGAGGTTTAGTTTTTCTAAGTTGACAAGATTCGATATTTGGTCGGGGATTGTTCCTGAGAAGTTGTTGTAACTGAGATCCAATACGTGAATGAATTTCAGCAGTCCAATTTGAATCGGGATGCTGCCGGTGATGGCATTGCTTCCAAGGTATATCGCCGGAGGTAAGTTAGCGAGCTGATGATAATACTGTAATGTCGATGTGTTGCTCGGATTAACAAAGACCGGCAATTCTAGATAGCTTCGGTCTATTTGGTTATCGACTCCTTCCGATGTTAATCTTAACATACGGGTGAATTCAATAGGGAATTCTCCTGTTAGATTGTTGGAAGATAAGTCTAGGTAGAAGAGATTCGGGAGATCACCGAACCATGCTGGGATCAAGCCCGAGAATCTGTTGAACGAGAGATCAAGAACTTCGAGCTGCTTCAAATTCCCTAACCAATTTGGTATCTCCCCGTTGAATAAGCAACCCCCGAAGCTGAGAATATGTATATTCTGAAAAAAAACTGTAGAGTTTGCTGCCATTGTTTCATCTGAAGGTAACTCTTCCCCATAGAAATTGGCTGATAGGATTAGAGTGCTGAGATTCCTGCAGTTTGTTAATATCTTGATCGCTGATTTAACATTGGTTAGATTGTTCTGAGAAACTGATAGGTAGGATAGCGATTTCAATTGCTGTATTTCGGGGACTAACTCGCCTACTAACTGATTGCTCGCAAATCGAACTGCGTTCAAAGAGGGACACGAGAATAGGCTCACGGGGAGTACTCCGGTGAAGTTATTGTTCCCGAGATCAACCGTGACAAGCCGTGATAGTCTGGAGAAATTCAGCGATGAAAGTTGTCCTTCAAACGAATTCACTCTTAAATTAAGTGTCACTAGATTAACGCAGTCCATGAGTGAAGGAGGCAAATGACCTTTCATCTGATTGATGTGAAGAAGTAGGGTTTCCAATTTGGATAACTTACCAATATCCAATGGAATTTCACCAGTCAATTTGTTACCGTCTAATTCGAGTACCCTGAGATTGGTTAGGTTCACGACTCGATTATCAATTTCTCCCGTGAGATTGTTACCCGGGAAGGAGATTACCTGTAGAAACTGACAGTTGAAAATCTCGGGCGGGAGGATTCCCCATAGTGAGTTGAAACCTGCTCGTAAAACTCGCAATTTGGAGCAAGAACCTAGTCCTGTAGGAATCTGATCGCTGAAATTATTATTGGAGAAATCCAAAGTGTCGAGTGAAGGTGAGTATAAACATGTTGAATTAGGTAAAGGATCGTTGAAACTATTGTTGCTGATATCAAACACCAATAAATTGGGAGATGACTGAAAAATGGAAGATGTAATCGTCCCGTTGAAGTGATTACCGGAGAGATTAAATGTGAGGATTGAGTCCGACAATGTTTCCGGCAACTGACCGACGAAGCGGTTATCGGAGAAGTCAAGGATCTGGAGACGGTTTAATGATGTGAAGAACCCATCTGGGAGAGGACCGGTGAGTGAGTTGTGGGAGAGGTTGAGTTGAATAAGATTGGTGAGATTGAGGAAGAGAGGTGAGATCTGTCCTTGGATGGATTTGGATGGTAGCCATAGACGGGAGACTCGATTGTTTCCGTCGCAGGAAATTCCTTCCCAATTGCAACAGTCTGTTTCCGATGACCAGTTTAAGGAAGATCGAGATATGATTAGGGTTGATAGAGAATCACGATCGATTTGATTGCAGATGGATTGGGAAGGAGATGGGAAGAGGAATagaatgaataataataataatagtaagtAGTAACAGCCATGGAAGGAGAAGAAGCGGAGCCACAAGGGCATGGCTGTTGAAGGGGAGGGGAGAAGAGAGGGAATGATGGCGATGGGTCGGGGGTGGGGAGATGAAATGGCCGGCGATATATGGTGTTTAATAGTAGTGGTTAAGTTAAGAAGATAATAGTGAAGAAATGATTAACATTAATTAGAAACATAGATAGATAGATTatagagagaagaaagaaaagaaaaaggaaaaaaaaaagagagaaagacAGTGGAGGGTGTGGAGATACTCACAATCAATCATGTGGGGTTTTCCACTTTCTTCCCCCATTCAAGTTCGTGCTTGCAGAACTTTCCTTTTTCTAATTTACCCATTATAtgaccttattttttttttaattattttattacaaattgaattattcaataaaaaatattatatttgagtaGGCCTTGTTTGTATGTTTGAGAGAAATTAGTTGATGTTGACATGGAGCATTATAAAAGGatgagagagagaatgaatatgttctctcttcttttatttatatatatatatatatataaataaataaaagcgtttacttttaagaataagaagaagaagggagATGGGGATGGGGGCGGCAGTCCGGTGGACTTTCTCTATTTGATTAGTGggtaatttataagttttctaATTTAGATAGTGggtaatttataattaatgaatgagAAGAATGCGTGCAATATACgtgatgattaataataatttaactatctCTATTTGGAGGGAAGAAAGATGTTTATTGTTGAATGATATGATCatctattcatatatatataaaggggAATAAAGCAGGCAGGAATATTAAGGAGGGTTGGTTTTAAGtgtttctctttcttttcttttctttttcagtCTTCTTACTTCACCACTTGAAATAAagattctaaaatttaaatggcCTATAGAAATGAGAAAAACTAcctttatgtggatgatatttgttaatttaagtTGTTTGTGAAATCAAATGGAACCTAAATTGGTAGGATATAAAGTAAGGAAATGGGTGGAAAATGTTGGAGGTGTGCTCTTTAGGTTTGAttaaaagtttgaaatataaattaagaaagacttgaattagaattttattatataagatGGAGAAGACTTACCTTTCTGTATTATTGTGTTTACcttactataaatatatttaccaCTAGTTTCATATTGGGTTTTAattgaatgaattaataatttaaattttattttatttttaattatgaagaGCTAAAATGACATCCTGCAACTATAACTCTCTGTTTTTATTTAAAGCGTTTTGAATCAAACATGTGacattttaatctcttaagTTGATTATTTACTCCATTATCACTTTTTGGTGgagtataatttaaatttaattttacaggattatgttatttgaattttttgattgaatgtttagaataaaaatattatttgataaaaaaaaaagtaattttagtttataattaatttatgatttttttaatattttaattaatgagttaaataataataaaaaataagagttaagaacataattttatttaaaaaaagcatCTCATCTCTAAATGagtaaaaataatacataatagATTAATTGTCATATTTCAGATGAGGTAATGAACAagtataattttcttttcttaatatttataattgatagTCAATAAGAACATGCTCACactaaaaataatcttatttaaataaccaataaaatattacattaatcTCTTGTAAAGactaaattaaatttctaaaaaaaaaaaagtatttatgtcTTTAAACTTTGTTCAAcatggattatttgaattttatctcaaataattcaaatataacatcatcaatctcttttatcatttacaataatcaaaatatttttaattttttttggaggGGGCATTTTGACTGTTGTTGAGGTTTGTGTAATATAACGTCAGCTGTGTATGAGTggtattattaatcattttattctaTATTTGCAAATTGGCCAAGCGACCAAATCATTTCTCCAGGGacaaataaagagaaaaatagtATTACTAGTAGTAGTCTCCACCAAACAAACtactctatatatttatttatttatttatttatttaagtattaaTATTTTCCTCGTTGACCCACAGGTAGaatagaatataataaataaataaataaaaggatagtggtttaataaaagttgataggcaaaattgatatttttcaaaaaagttGAAGGGctgaaatttatatatttatttaattgaccaGTTAGCTGCCAAATAAAGAAATGTGTTTGACCAGCAATGAATCCATCTCCAGTTAGTTTTTGGTAAACAGATCTaggaaaaaaacaaatgaaagtaGGTAAGCAGTTTAGTTATTCAgccaaatatattatataaataaattgaataaataaagtaaacaGTGTTGTCAGGtctctaagagcttgtttgattttattttatttttttttgaaatattttaacaaaaatctatttattaaatCCTATTTCTTTTACactcaattttaaatacaatcaaacttaaataacttatttttttattgaagaattttttaaaaagtaattctAATAAAATCCTAAATAACCCAATattaaacaagctcttaaatcatgtcatttttttttttaccaattttGACCCAATTCAAAATACTTTTTACTTTCTAGGCCTAATGAAAAAGTCTATTCAAAGACAATAATGAAGAATGAAGAATGAATCAAATAAAACGCAATCTCAATATAATCTATTTCTTGACTATatcagatttattttattataaagcttgaattattcaaaataaaaaaaatatattttaattaataaatttagttagTGACAAATATCCAGATGtaattacattaaatattttgaaaaactctTTTTAGAGTTTGGTTGTGTAAAAAATGGATGACCTATTTGAGGCATATTTAGAGATAATACtgaaagataatataataactttcGTTATTTCTCTCGTGtgaaataccgaaagttattcAATTACCTTTCGGTATTGTCTATCGGGACATTACCGAGAGATAATAGATCATCTCTCGGTATTTTCTTCCAGGATAATTCCGAAagataattgaataatttttgGTATTTCACATGAGAGAAATACCAAAAGTTATACTATTATCTTTCGGTATTATCCCGAGAAAAAATACCGAAAGATAATTGATTATCTTTCAGTATTTTCTATTGGGgacaataccgaaagatttactaataatttttggtatttttttacAGAGAGATTCGTAAATCTATCGGTAAACACCTAAAAAGATTTACCAAAAGTCGTTATATCGACGAATGTCGAGATTTTTCAAATCTTTCAGTATTGAGTTATACTGAAAGATATAGAGTCAATACTGATAGTTTTTACTCTCAGTAATGAACATATTTTTACTAGTGGCATGACAATTATAAACCGTCccacaatttttttattcaaattatttcaagAGGAACGGATTTCCCGGTTTAATTAGTAATTGACTTAAGATGGGGTAGTgatgatatttgtattttatcGTCCCGATCTCATGTTAATTTTATCTCGaccattaataaatataaataaatatataactataagCATGGAAATTTGACataccccaatttataataatatttattattttaaaataatatttttaatttttttaattcaaaataaccaaaaagagaggttaaaactaaattaggattaatttttgtaataattaaatcctaattagaaaaattaaataaaaaccaaaaataatttgaggttaaaatattgtatttattttacctacATTAATCAAAAAGtgggttgaaataatttaattgtgattctaaacataaattatgtataattattatggcttaaaataattaaataaatactcaaatataaaataaataaacataatttttattatgttatcaaaaatatttttgtttattaatttggtgaagaaaaattaatgaaaagtgttaaattcgattttaaatactcttttattaaaaataaaaactgataattCAGTGTGGCTGAAAATAAGAGAATCGGCTACAACATGATTTGTATCCATCAGATCAACGCTGAATTTTCATCTAGTGCCTAGGAAGAAGTCACGCATCTGGTTATAACCAAGGAAGTGCACGCCCGGGTCCACACTAAATCAGTTAACGGGACGCTAACCCCGTTAGCCTAGATGCCCGGACGCTAGACGGAATGCCTAGCGATGGACGGAACGCCTGGCGATGGACGGAACGCCAACGACGCATTCATTTAAACAAAACGCGGTCGTTTTTTTCTCCTTCTCCGTTGAGAAATCGCGAACGCTAGAGGCTCGCGCTAGATGCTGGTGATCCTTATAGAAGCCCTATCTTCGCCATCTTCCATCCTTATCCCTCCAAATTTCACCAGCGTGCACGTCTCTCACTCACCTTCAATTCCCCTAGGATCAGAAGTCAAAATCTACCCGAGAACTAGGATTGCGAGgacaaaagaaaaatcaaatgatAAGGTTTCAGAAGCCAAATTTGATATGAATTTGAAACTGACGTAGATTGAGTGTAAATACTCTCTAGGTGTTCTTTTTCCAATCCATCGAACAAACACCAACAATGACAGCCTGCTTGAAGACTTCCATTGAAGCTCCGGCGACTGGAATTTTAAGAAATCTTTCCGGCGTTCCAAGCTTTGATCTAGAGTTCTGAAAAGCTTTCTAAAGACTAttagagtgttctccaatcaatAGTATTGTAAAAAAGATTCCATCGGCACATCAACGGAAGTGTGCACGCTAGCACTCTCCTCTAAGCTTCTAGCTTCCAAATCGGTTGTAATTCAAGttatgattcaaattgaattttttcaagTTCGATCGGATTAATCTTATTTAGGGTTCAATTCCGTACTTTCTATAGTTGAAATTAATCCATATATGATTTCTAAGCTTTCTATCGAAAgcaattttatcaattcaaccccaatcaaaaaaatccaaatttgatttgaaaatctagaaattttgaatttcatgttcttgagttttttagcttgaattttgattcaaatagttgcctaacatgtttgtaaacaagttagaatgattttaaaatgatattacaTACATCCCGACCATGTTTGATCGATctgaaattttagaaaaataaagtttaaatttcagtttataaAGTTGTTACAGAGCTTGTGTAATGTTCTTGTTATGGTCTTGTTCGATTGTAAACATCATTTCGAagttgttggaacaagaattaggccaaGAGATGGCCTAATTCAAAAGTTCCCAAAATTTCCCCTATAAAtcgttttgaaaaatcaatcgTCTTAGGGTTAGATTGATCGATTCTAGGATTGGGGCCTTTGATCCCTATATCCATATGATTTGTTAGTAATTTACATATCATGTTTTTATGATCTGTATCAGAAGTTACAAACCTGCAACTTTtgaaccaaataaaaaatactcGGTCCTCTTGGATCAAGTCCTATAGGACTGAGAGTTCTCGGTCCTGACCGAtaccaaggaccgagaaaattgacctaggaccgagaccaaagaccgatgttcttgagttaggaccaagcactatgaccgatgttcttgaacAAGAACTGAAAAATCCGACCGAGAGTTTTCACCTATGACTGAGAGGTCTGACTTGGGACCGAGGCTCCCAAGACCCACGACTGAGAAATCTAGATCTTGGACTGAGACTCCCAAACCTATGACCGAACAATCCGAGTTTAGGACCGAGTCTCCCAAACCCTATGGTCGAACCCTTTAGTCCTCTAACTGAGTGTCCCGAGCCCCGATCTAGAGCATCCTTGGTCTAGACCGAGCCCATCTGATCTCAGACCGGTAAAATCAGACCCAATGCCTATGActtcggtcctaaggcctgtttggttccactttttaaaatctaaaattatttttgtacttTTGAAAcccccaatccatttt
This genomic window contains:
- the LOC124944753 gene encoding tyrosine-sulfated glycopeptide receptor 1-like; translation: MPLWLRFFSFHGCYYLLLLLLFILFLFPSPSQSICNQIDRDSLSTLIISRSSLNWSSETDCCNWEGISCDGNNRVSRLWLPSKSIQGQISPLFLNLTNLIQLNLSHNSLTGPLPDGFFTSLNRLQILDFSDNRFVGQLPETLSDSILTFNLSGNHFNGTITSSIFQSSPNLLVFDISNNSFNDPLPNSTCLYSPSLDTLDFSNNNFSDQIPTGLGSCSKLRVLRAGFNSLWGILPPEIFNCQFLQVISFPGNNLTGEIDNRVVNLTNLRVLELDGNKLTGEIPLDIGKLSKLETLLLHINQMKGHLPPSLMDCVNLVTLNLRVNSFEGQLSSLNFSRLSRLVTVDLGNNNFTGVLPVSLFSCPSLNAVRFASNQLVGELVPEIQQLKSLSYLSVSQNNLTNVKSAIKILTNCRNLSTLILSANFYGEELPSDETMAANSTVFFQNIHILSFGGCLFNGEIPNWLGNLKQLEVLDLSFNRFSGLIPAWFGDLPNLFYLDLSSNNLTGEFPIEFTRMLRLTSEGVDNQIDRSYLELPVFVNPSNTSTLQYYHQLANLPPAIYLGSNAITGSIPIQIGLLKFIHVLDLSYNNFSGTIPDQISNLVNLEKLNLSGNHLTGQIPSSLRSLHFLSSFSVANNNLQGPVPSGGQFDTFPSSSYDNNPGLCGLVVHRSCSSGSDTRKSNTYKNAKKNIIVGVTLGVCFIIAFAVVLTAVCLSKRRIIPRGEGDNVNFETISFTSNSGMSTDICKENSMLMIFQNNNNIEIKDITIHDILKATDNFNQANIVGCGGFGLVYKATLANGTKLAVKKLSGDMGLMEREFKAEVEVLSTARHKNLVSLQGYCVHDGIRLLIYSFMENGSLDYWLHEKTDGAAQLDWPTRLRIARGASTGLAYMHQICDPHIVHRDIKSSNILLNEKFEAHVADFGLSRLILPYRTHVTTELVGTLGYIPPEYGQAWIATLRGDMYSFGVVMLELLTGKRPVEVFKPKTSRELVSWVLQMKKAGKSEEIFDSLLRGKGFEEEMIQVLEMACMCINQNPLKRPTITEVVDWLHNVGAKK